A window of Enoplosus armatus isolate fEnoArm2 chromosome 3, fEnoArm2.hap1, whole genome shotgun sequence contains these coding sequences:
- the LOC139282616 gene encoding nuclear receptor coactivator 3-like isoform X3, protein MSGVGDNSLEPLCSDRKRKLSTCDTPGLGCDKRRREQESKYIEELAELISANLSNIDSFNVKPDKCAILKETVRQIRQIKEQGKSSCSDDDVQKADVSSTGQGVIDKDHLGPLLLQALDGFLFVVNREGSIVFVSDNVTQYLQYKQEELINTSVYNIIHEEDREEFHKNLPKSNAPNGASWGGEAPRQKSHTFNCRMLVNFVHGQSHGLSEERPGGQRYETMQCFALTQPRAMMEEGEDLQSCMICVARRIIAVERTERFSTRHELSGKLIEIEQQSSLNTTMRPGWEDLVRRCMQMFLNRSEGQPWSYKRHYQDAFHNGHAETPLYRFSLSDGTPVTAQTRSELCRNPNTNEPHSFLSTHLLQREQNGYRGNQGGGMRPQNMGVNNPNQQMSMGPGGAMGMNRGYGMAEQGNMSQRGVPPYTGGNRMNQMNPMNQMNQMNPMNQMNPMHQMNQMNSMHQMNNMGQMNSMHPMNSPMNAMNQMGPMNQMGHHGMHQQQHQHQQMGQFHGGGGGPGGGGYGMGMTSPPQASPGINGPPHNVMGSPRVRGSPKMGASPFSPGGMNSPMSSSHPGGGGGTTFSSSSLNALQAISEGVGNPMPSPLSSPPPHKPDSSLSINSTNQAAGGPCKPGLPAYSDSKSPGSSLGAGGEQQSQQHPHTPTSEGPPDKPDSQAGGESNRRVPDNKCHKKLLQLLTSPTDELVPPNHTPSSGPSSTPEAKDGTAGVTSPSSSTGVSSSTGGNHGAVSSSGATGHLTSQSLQEKHKILHKLLQNGNTPDEVARITAEATGKSSLDSGAPEPGTAATGGVRGSESKQEQHSPKKEKPHALLHYLLNKDDSKEGGDIKPKLEELEGRGAQGAGVTSSDPQCMDGKVKLEPSDEAETLETILGVPRNNSGFYPEPDSRAGKEVGNKQGNMPDSLHDAERGPMPPAQRGAYQRALSMDAKHMGGEGAVGGGLTGRRNVPCPTLVKQENIDAPIRPGGVPNGFPGGMGGMGRGMGMPQRPPISGPGDWGMPRSSGSPVAGPGHPGMARSGPMGGPMINRSNSVPGHTRSMLQQQLMDMGTNEANMGMSRFSGHGPPPQSPSWTDSAMGMDRPQSNTKRDQFGHPLDELLGPLANSEGPSDERALLDQLDSLLNTTDVIALQEIDRALGIPEIVGQTKGPEGHPRGQDQGQGQRPPSEPFSAPDSIDQKPMYNQGYPGPPGPPGPPGPPSMGMQPGYGGNTIQGQSPGGFNPVMNQMGQTGGFPGMAGMGNPRANMMRPRMMTATKPLRLQLQQRLQGQQFMNQTRQGMKMEHAPGGNPAMHPGMQPGMQPGMQPGMQPGMQPGMQPGMQPGMQPGMQPGMQPAGMAGQPGFLNAQMMAQRSREMMTMQMRRQRMMMLMQQQQGQGAARGFSPPPNVTAPGGMDSPMGAPPMNQPGQQGFNYGGNYGMNQQGDSSFIPPGSSPPGNMMQGRMGGPPQSTMMPGLQGNPQGGPMYSSGDMKGWPQGGMPRNNSYPQQPFPQQGNQGQFGPMMMNSLGGPGPVSGAGAGQMGQMPGQRQGQMQGQMQGQMQGQMQGQMQGQMGMKPMGMGRMPMGPDQKYC, encoded by the exons GAAAGAGCTCTTGCAGTGATGACGATGTCCAGAAGGCGGATGTGTCCTCCACTGGTCAAGGGGTCATTGACAAGGACCATCTGGGGCCGCTGCTCCTACAG GCATTGGATGGCTTTCTGTTTGTGGTTAACCGAGAGGGCAGCATTGTATTTGTGTCAGACAACGTGACGCAGTACCTGCAGTACaagcaggaggagctgatcAACACCAGTGTGTACAACATCATCCatgaggaggacagggaggagtTTCACAAGAATCTGCCCAAGTCCAATG CGCCGAATGGGGCATCATGGGGTGGAGAAGCACCCCGGCAGAAGAGCCACACCTTCAACTGTCGTATGCTGGTGAACTTTGTTCATGGTCAGAGTCATGGGTTGTCAGAAGAGAGGCCCGGGGGGCAACGCTATGAGACCATGCAGTGTTTTGCCCTCACTCAGCCCCGGGCtatgatggaggagggagaag ATTTGCAGTCATGTATGATCTGTGTGGCACGACGCATCATTGCGgtagagaggacagagagattTAGCACTCGCCATGAACTGTCAG GTAAACTGATTGAAATTGAACAGCAGAGCTCTCTTAACACCACGATGCGTCCAGGCTGGGAGGACCTGGTGAGGCGCTGCATGCAGATGTTCCTCAATCGCAGTGAGGGACAACCGTGGTCCTACAAACGCCACTATCAAGATG CTTTCCATAATGGCCATGCGGAGACCCCACTCTACCGCTTCTCGCTCTCTGATGGCACCCCAGTCACGGCCCAGACCAGGAGTGAACTCTGCAGGAATCCCAACACCAATGAACCGCACTCTTTCCTCTCCACACACTTGCTACAAAG GGAGCAGAATGGTTATCGTGGAAACCAGGGTGGAGGCATGAGGCCTCAAAACATGGGTGTTAACAATCCCAACCAACAGATGAGCATGGGCCCTGGAGGGGCCATGGGCATGAACAGGGGCTACGGCATGGCTGAACAGGGCAACATGTCACAAAGAGGAGTGCCTCCATACACTGGGGGTAACCGCATGAATCAAATGAATCCCATGAACCAGATGAATCAAATGAATCCCATGAATCAGATGAATCCCATGCATCAGATGAATCAAATGAATTCCATGCATCAGATGAACAACATGGGTCAAATGAATTCCATGCATCCAATGAACTCTCCCATGAACGCGATGAACCAAATGGGGCCCATGAATCAAATGGGCCACCATGGcatgcatcagcagcagcaccaacatCAGCAGATGGGTCAGTTccatggaggtggaggtggaccTGGAGGTGGAGGTTACGGGATGGGAATGACCAGTCCCCCCCAGGCCAGTCCGGGGATTAACGGACCCCCACACAACGTCATGGGTTCACCCAGGGTCCGAGGAAGTCCCAAGATGGGTGCCAGCCCCTTCTCTCCCGGAG GTATGAACTCTCCCATGAGCTCCAGTCAccctggaggtggaggaggcaccaccttctccagcagctccttgAATGCCCTCCAAGCCATTAGCGAGGGAGTGGGCAATCCGAtgccctcccccctctcctctcctccccctcataAGCCTGACAGCTCCCTGAGCATCAACTCCACCAACCAGGCAGCAGGAGGACCCTGTAAACCAGGACTTCCAGCCTACTCCGACTCCAAGAGCCCAGGCAGCTCACTCGGGGCTGGAGGAGAACAGCAGTCTCAGCAGCACCCACACACCCCCACCAGCGAGGGCCCTCCTGACAAGCCAGACAGCCAGGCCGGGGGGGAATCCAACCGACGGGTCCCTGACAACAAGTGCCACAAGAAGCTTCTGCAGCTCCTCACCTCCCCTACAGATGAGCTGGTGCCACCTAATCACACGCCAAGCTCCGGACCCAGCTCCACGCCTGAGGCTAAAGACGGAACAGCCGGCGTCACCAGCCCCTCGTCCTCAACAGGAGTGTCCTCTTCTACGGGTGGGAATCACGGCGCTGTGTCCTCCTCTGGCGCCACGGGACATTTAACAAGTCAGTCACTGCAGGAGAAGCACAAGATCCTCCACAAGCTCCTGCAGAATGGGAACACTCCCGACGAGGTGGCCCGCATCACAGCCGAGGCTACTGGGAAGAGCAGTCTGGATTCAGGGGCACCAGAGCCTGGGACTGCAGCCACTGGTGGGGTTAGGGGATCAGAATCAAAGCAGGAGCAGCACAGCCCTAAGAAGGAGAAGCCCCATGCCCTCCTTCACTACCTCCTCAATAAGGATGACTCCAAAGAAGGTGGCGATATCAAGCCAAAGCTGGAGGAGTTGGAGGGAAGAGGAGCTCAGGGTGCAGGGGTCACCAGCTCTGACCCCCAATGCATGGATGGGAAGGTCAAATTGGAGCCATCTGATGAG GCGGAGACCCTGGAGACCATTCTTGGTGTCCCAAGGAACAACTCTGGCTTCTACCCTGAACCAGACTCTAGAGCAGGGAAGGAAGTGGGAAACAAACAGGGAAATATGCCTGACAGTTTACATG atgcaGAGAGAGGTCCCATGCCTCCAGCTCAGCGTGGTGCCTATCAAAGAGCCTTGTCCATGGACGCCAAGCACATGGGTGGAGAGGGAGCTGTAGGAGGTGGGCTGACTGGGAGAAGGAATGTCCCCTGTCCCACGTTGGTCAAACAGGAGAACATAGATGCTCCGATCCGACCCGGGGGCGTTCCCAATGGCTTTCCAGGAGGCATGG GAGGTATGGGCAGAGGAATGGGAATGCCCCAGCGCCCTCCCATTTCAGGGCCAGGGGACTGGGGGATGCCAAGGTCCAGTGGCAGCCCTGTGGCTGGACCAGGACACCCTGGCATGGCTCGCTCTGGTCCAATGGGAGGACCCATGATCAACCGCTCCAACAGTGTACCTGGACACACCAGGTCTATGCTGCAGCAGCAACTCATGGATATGG GTACCAATGAAGCCAATATGGGTATGAGCCGGTTTAGTGGACATGGGCCCCCACCTCAGTCCCCCTCCTGGACAGACTCTGCCATGGGAATGGACAGACCACAGAGTAACACAAAGAG GGACCAGTTTGGGCACCCCCTGGATGAGCTGCTGGGGCCCCTGGCCAACAGCGAGGGCCCAAGTGATGAACGGGCACTTCTTGACCAGCTGGACTCCTTGCTCAATACGACTGATGTCATTGCTCTGCAGGAGATAGACCGAGCCCTAGGAATCCCTGAAATTGTAGGCCAG ACCAAGGGACCTGAAGGCCACCCTCGGGGCCAGGATCAAGGCCAGGGTCAGCGCCCGCCATCAGAGCCTTTCTCAGCTCCAGACTCCATAGACCAAAAACCCATGTATAACCAAGGCTACCCTGGCCCCCCTGGGCCCCCTGGGCCCCCTGGGCCCCCCTCCATGGGCATGCAGCCCGGTTATGGTGGCAACACAATACAAGGCCAGTCTCCTGGAGGCTTCAACCCCGTGATGAATCAAATGGGCCAGACAGGAGGCTTCCCTGGCATGGCAGGCATGGGCAACCCCCGAGCAAACATGATGCGACCTCGCATGATGACTGCTACCAAGCCTCTCcgactgcagctgcagcagagactgCAAGGACAGCAG TTTATGAACCAGACCCGGCAAGGCATGAAGATGGAACATGCCCCCGGAGGAAACCCTGCCATGCATCCAGGCATGCAGCCTGGCATGCAGCCTGGCATGCAGCCTGGCATGCAGCCTGGCATGCAGCCTGGCATGCAACCTGGCATGCAACCTGGCATGCAGCCTGGCATGCAGCCTGGTATGCAGCCTGCAGGCATGGCTGGTCAG CCTGGTTTCCTGAACGCCCAGATGATGGCTCAGCGCAGCAGGGAGATGATGACCATGCAAATGAGGAGGCAGcggatgatgatgctgatgcaacagcagcaggggCAGGGGGCAGCGAGAGGCTTCAGCCCTCCTCCAAATGTTACCGCACCAGGAGGCATGGACAGCCCCATGGGAGCCCCCCCCATGAACCAGCCTGGACAGCAGGGCTTCAACTATGGAGGTAACTATG GGATGAACCAACAGGGGGACTCATCATTCATTCCTCCAGGTAGCAGCCCACCAGGAAACATGATGCAGGGACGCATGGGAGGTCCTCCTCAGAGCACCATGATGCCAGGGCTGCAGGGCAATCCGCAGGGAGGGCCCATGTACTCGTCTGGAGACATGAAAGGCTGGCCACAGGGCGGCATGCCACGCAACAA CTCATACCCCCAGCAACCGTTCCCCCAGCAGGGCAACCAGGGCCAGTTTGGACCCATGATGATGAACTCCTTGGGTGGACCCGGGCCAGTCAGCGGGGCTGGTGCGGGACAGATGGGCCAAATGCCGGGACAGAGGCAGGGCCAGATGCAGGGCCAGATGCAGGGCCAGATGCAGGGCCAGATGCAGGGCCAGATGCAGGGCCAGATGGGCATGAAACCCATGGGAATGGGCAGAATGCCAATGGGGCCTGATCAG aagTATTGCTGA